From Zingiber officinale cultivar Zhangliang chromosome 5B, Zo_v1.1, whole genome shotgun sequence, the proteins below share one genomic window:
- the LOC121987090 gene encoding protein STIG1-like: MKVIVLLLALVAFALASAEAKQGLRGISHLAVEGDMCQGADLQSDVHNCGGCGQRCAFNKSCCGGACVDLLTDNEHCGKCGSMCPMKGTERAVCSFAMCNYAS, translated from the coding sequence ATGAAGGTCATCGTTCTCCTCCTCGCGTTAGTAGCATTCGCACTGGCTTCGGCAGAGGCCAAGCAAGGTCTTCGGGGGATAAGCCACCTGGCGGTCGAGGGAGACATGTGCCAAGGTGCTGATCTGCAGAGCGACGTACACAACTGCGGCGGCTGCGGGCAGCGCTGCGCGTTCAACAAGTCTTGCTGTGGCGGCGCATGCGTCGACCTACTGACCGATAATGAGCATTGCGGCAAGTGTGGGTCTATGTGCCCCATGAAGGGCACCGAAAGGGCAGTCTGCAGCTTTGCGATGTGCAACTACGCTAGTTGA